Proteins encoded by one window of Flavobacterium sp. N502540:
- a CDS encoding DUF5606 domain-containing protein, which translates to MNLEKILAISGKPGLYVLKVQTRTGFVAESLADGKKITVNLKSNVSLLSEISIYTYEGEKPLTEVMQRIATKENKGQAISHKEDNATLLAYFKEILPEYDEERVYPSDIKKVLNWYNTLQSKGLVTDLAPAAVEAEEEAPVAEEKPKKAPAAKKAKAKKEE; encoded by the coding sequence ATGAATTTAGAGAAAATTTTAGCCATTTCTGGGAAACCAGGTTTATATGTATTGAAAGTGCAAACTCGTACAGGTTTTGTGGCAGAATCATTAGCAGATGGAAAAAAAATCACAGTAAACTTAAAAAGTAATGTAAGTTTATTATCAGAGATTTCAATTTATACTTACGAAGGCGAAAAACCACTAACAGAAGTAATGCAACGCATTGCAACTAAAGAAAATAAAGGACAGGCTATTTCGCACAAAGAAGACAATGCTACGTTATTGGCTTACTTTAAAGAAATTTTACCTGAATATGATGAAGAAAGAGTTTATCCTTCAGATATTAAAAAAGTATTAAACTGGTACAATACCCTTCAGTCTAAAGGTTTGGTAACAGATTTAGCTCCTGCTGCGGTTGAAGCTGAAGAAGAAGCTCCGGTTGCTGAAGAAAAACCAAAAAAAGCTCCTGCTGCTAAAAAAGCAAAAGCTAAAAAAGAAGAATAG
- the def gene encoding peptide deformylase gives MILPIVGYGDPVLRKVGEAITPDYPNLKETIANMYETMYNALGVGLAAPQVGVPIRLFVIDTTPFSDDEDLSSNEQENVKGFKKTFINAKILKEEGEEWSFNEGCLSIPDVREDVYRKPTVTIEYCEEDFVMKTEVFDGLIARVIQHEYDHIEGVLFTDKISSLKKRLIQKKLKNITEGKTFQEYRMKFAAAKKGR, from the coding sequence ATGATTTTACCAATTGTAGGATATGGTGATCCTGTTTTAAGAAAAGTAGGTGAGGCAATTACGCCAGATTATCCAAACCTAAAAGAAACAATAGCAAACATGTATGAAACCATGTACAACGCTTTAGGGGTTGGACTTGCTGCGCCTCAGGTAGGTGTGCCTATTCGTTTGTTTGTTATTGATACAACTCCTTTTAGCGATGATGAGGATCTGTCTTCAAATGAGCAGGAAAATGTAAAAGGTTTCAAAAAGACTTTTATCAATGCTAAGATTTTGAAAGAAGAAGGTGAGGAGTGGAGTTTTAATGAAGGTTGTTTGAGTATTCCTGACGTTCGCGAAGATGTTTACAGAAAACCTACCGTTACAATCGAATATTGTGAGGAAGATTTCGTAATGAAAACTGAAGTTTTTGACGGGTTGATAGCCAGAGTAATCCAACACGAATACGATCATATTGAAGGCGTTTTGTTTACCGATAAAATCTCTTCACTGAAGAAACGTCTGATCCAGAAAAAACTAAAAAATATTACTGAAGGTAAGACATTTCAGGAGTACAGAATGAAATTTGCTGCCGCAAAAAAAGGAAGATAG
- the mazG gene encoding nucleoside triphosphate pyrophosphohydrolase codes for MSKELQLKAFERLLIIMDELREQCPWDKKQTLQTLRHLTIEETYELGDAILDNDLNEVKKELGDLLLHIVFYAKIGSETNDFDMADVCNEICDKLIHRHPHIYSDTKVKDEEEVKQNWEKLKLKEGKKSVLEGVPRSLPALVKASRIQDKVKGVGFDWEESHQVWDKVQEELEELQVEVKAGDQDKIEAEFGDVLFSMINYARFLNVNPEDALERTNKKFIKRFQYLESKAAEMGKPLMDMTLAEMDVFWNEAKKQ; via the coding sequence ATGAGCAAAGAACTTCAACTTAAGGCCTTCGAAAGATTATTAATTATTATGGATGAACTCCGTGAGCAATGTCCGTGGGATAAAAAACAAACTTTGCAAACCCTTAGGCATCTTACCATTGAAGAAACGTATGAGCTGGGTGACGCTATTTTAGACAATGATTTAAATGAAGTAAAAAAAGAACTGGGTGATTTGCTGCTGCATATTGTTTTTTATGCGAAAATAGGCTCTGAAACCAATGATTTTGACATGGCAGATGTGTGTAACGAAATCTGTGATAAACTCATTCATCGTCATCCTCATATTTACAGCGATACCAAAGTTAAAGACGAAGAAGAAGTAAAACAAAACTGGGAAAAATTAAAGCTGAAAGAAGGTAAAAAATCAGTTTTAGAAGGAGTTCCGAGAAGTTTGCCGGCATTAGTAAAAGCCAGTCGAATTCAGGACAAAGTAAAAGGAGTTGGTTTTGACTGGGAAGAATCGCATCAGGTTTGGGACAAAGTTCAGGAAGAACTGGAAGAATTGCAAGTTGAAGTAAAAGCAGGAGATCAGGATAAAATAGAGGCCGAATTTGGTGATGTTTTATTCTCTATGATCAATTATGCCCGTTTTTTAAATGTAAATCCCGAAGATGCTTTGGAACGTACTAATAAAAAATTCATCAAGCGTTTTCAGTATCTGGAAAGCAAAGCGGCAGAGATGGGAAAACCATTGATGGATATGACGTTGGCCGAAATGGATGTTTTTTGGAACGAAGCTAAAAAGCAGTAA